GAATTCTTTCCGAACCTCAGCGGCACCGCCGCGGCATTGCTGGGCGCCTCGCAATTTACGATTGCCGGCGCCATCAGCACCCTGTCCTCAATCACGGGGGATCAGACATTGCCCAGCATCGCATTTGCTATGCTTGCCTGTTCAACGGGTGCTGTTCTTTTGGCACTGGGCGCACCAAGGGCGGTGGCTTTGGCGAAAGAATCCGGCGTGTAACACTTTCAGCACAAGGATCGTCTAAACAGTTTTCGGGGAGGAATGAACCATCTCCTCCACACAAGACGTACTGCTATAAGCGAACACAACAAAGGACGTGGCCAGAAATGATAATGCCAATACCGGAAGCAGAATCTCCTACCAGAACACTTGAATCACACGCAGGCCTACTGAGAACACCGAATCTCACAGCCGGGGACGCTGAGGACAAGCGAGACGAAATCGCTTCCTATTTCACGAATACCTTTGACACCTATACCCGCCTGTTCGAATGCCTGGCCGATGATTCCGGATATTTCCAGAAGTCGATCCCCCTCAGACACCCGTTGATTTTCTACCTGGGCCACACAGCCACTTTCTTTGTTAACAAACTGGTACTGGCAAAGCTGCTACCCGAGCGCATTGATCCACACATGGAGTCTATTTTTGCCGTGGGTGTCGATGAGATGAGCTGGGACGATCTGGACGAGGACCATTATGACTGGCCAACCGTGGCCGAAGTGATGGATTACCGGGCCAAAGTCCGTGCCACGGTTCTCGATTTAGTGGAAACACTGCCGCTCAGCCTGCCGATTAACTGGGAGAGCCCCTGGTGGCCCATCGTCATGGGGGTCGAGCACGAGCGGATACACCTGGAGACCTCGTCCGTGCTGATCCGCCAACACGATCTGGCACGGGTCCGCCCCCAGCCAGAATGGGCTCCCATTCGCGAAACCGGTGAAGCGCCGGAAAATGAGCTGATTACCGTGCCCGCCGGCACAGTCTCCATCGGGAAATCCTACGATGACGCCTGCTACGGCTGGGACAACGAATACGGCGAGCATGACGCCGAGGTAGAAGAATTCAGGGCCAGCCAATATCTGGTCAGTAACCAGGAATTCCTTCAGTTCGTCGAGGCCGGCGGCTATCAGGAGGACCGGTTCTGGAGCGAGGAAGGCTGTGCCTGGCGGCAATTCGCCGAGGCCCGGCACCCAACCTTCTGGCGCTGGCAGAATGGTTGGCATCTCCGCCTGATGACAGAAGAAGTCGAGATGCCCTGGGACTGGCCCGTAGAAGTCAATTACCACGAGGCCAAAGCCTTTTGCGAGTGGAAAAGGGAACAAACCGGCCAGCCTATCCGCCTGCCAACGGAGGATGAGTGGTACCGACTTTGTGCGGAGGCTGGGATCGAGGAAGTGGGTCACGACCCTGCCAACGCAAATCTCCACCTGGATCACGGGGCATCATCGTGCCCGGTGACCCGGTTCAGGCACGGTAACTGGTTCGACGTTGTTGGCAACGTCTGGCAGTGGACAGAAACGCCCACCTATCCGTTCGATAACTTCAAAGTTCATCCGCTCTACGATGACTTCACGACACCGACGTTCGACGGGCAGCATAACCTTATCAAGGGCGGTTCGTGGATCTCCTGCGGCAACGAAGCCCGGCTATCGGCCCGCTACGCCTTCCGCAGACACTTCTTCCAGCACGCGGGGTTCCGCTACATCGCCTCTGAAAGCGAGGCGGTGCAACCCAACGCCTACTACGAAAGCGACCGGTTGCTGACTGAGTACGCGGAATTCCATTACGGCGACTCCTGGTTTGGTGTCGAGAATTTCCCGAGAGCCATGGCGGACATTGCTCTGGAAGCCATGAGGGGCAAGTCGACCGGTAAAGCGCTGGACCTCGGCTGCGCCTGTGGTCGCTCCAGTTTTGAATTGGCGAGAGAGTTCGACCAGGTTGAAGGTGTCGACTTCTCCGCCAACTTTATCCGTCTGGGTGTGGAGATGGCCGAGCAAGGCTCCATCCGCTACGCGCTTGCAGAGGAAGGCGAACTGGTCAGTTACCACACAAGAACCCTCAAAGAGTTGGCACTTGACAAGCACGCGGCGAAAGTCAGTTTTTATCAGGGTGATGCCTGCAATCTCAAACCGCAGTACTCGGACTACGATCTTGTTCTGGCGGCCAACCTGATCGACAGGCTTTATAAGCCCAGACGTTTTCTGGACAGCATTCACGAACGGATCAACGACGGTGGTTTGCTGGTTATCGCCTCGCCCTACACTTGGCTGGAAGAGCACACCCCAAAGGAAGAGTGGATCGGCGGTTTCAAAAAGGACGGTGAGAATCACACCACCCTGGATGGCTTGAAAGATCACCTCTCCAAGCACTTCCGGTTAGTCAATGAGCCGAGAAAAGTTCCGTTCGTGATTCGCGAAACCCAGCACAAGTTCCAGCATACCCTGTCGGAAGTAACTATTTGGGAGCGGTTGCCGCGCTGATCAGCGCGGTGATCCCCTCACTGATCGCCTTGTGGTCCACCAACTGATCGAACCAGTTGGTGGCTACTTGACCGCTCGCCAGGCACAACAGCCTCCCCAGCACGATGTCTCTGTAAACGTTATCGCCATCCAGGTTGGTGTTCATGCGAAGCGCCAAAAGCGGTATTTTTGTCGCGGGGACTGGTTTATCTTAATCATAGGAAACAACGTTCCTATTACGTTCATCACGCAGAAACAGAGCTGCTCTGGCTCGGTAATCGGAGAACAATGCATTGAGTGACAACCCCGCTGGACTGGTTGAAGATAGCTCCGTTTACAGAACCTTATTGGAGTCAACCAAAGCGATTCCCTGGAAAATCAACTGGCGAACCATGCGATTCGAGTACATAGGGCCCCAGATTGAAGCCCTGCTCGGCTGGCCCCAGGACAGCTGGCTGACCGTAGACGACTGGGCCACCCGCATGCACCCCGAGGATCGGGAGCGGGTCGTCAATTTCTGCGTATCGCAATCCGAGGCCGGAGTCGATCATGAGGCGGACTATCGGGCCCTCACCGAACGAGGAGAATACGTCTGGTTGCGGGATGTGGTGCATGTACTGCGTGACGATAACGGTGATGTCGAGGCTCTTATCGGCTTTATGTTCGACATCAGCGAGCGCAAGAAAACCGAAGACGAATTGGTCGCTCTGCAGAAGAAACTGGAAGAGTACTCTTACAAGGATGGACTCACCGGCGTCGCAAACCGCCGAATGTTTGATACCGTCATGAACGAGAACTGGAACGACGCCATCCGACACCAGTCTTCTCTGTCAGTCATACTGCTGGATATCGACAATTTCAAAGCGTACAACGATCTTAACGGCCATTTGCAGGGTGATGAGTGTCTCAAACGAATCGCCACGATACTGGAGAACGCGGCCCAACGTCCCCGCGACTTCGTGGCAAGGTTCGGCGGTGAGGAATTCGTGATCGTCTTGCCCGAAACGGACACGCCAGCTGCCACCAGAGTGGCTGAACGTTGCCGTCAGTTGCTTCGTGAGGAACAACTTCCCCGGGGAGACAGCCCGCAGAGTAAAAAGGTTACGATGAGCATGGGAATAGGCACTGTGATTCCCTCACGCGACGACCGCATCGCCGATTTCCTGGATCTGGTCGACCAGCGACTTTATAAAGCGAAGCGGGACGGCCGTAATCGAATTGTCTTCGATTAGAATAGAAAAGGCCGCGCAGTAATCTGAGCGGCCTCTATCCCGATTAGTTTACTTCTGGACTTGCTCAAAGTAACCGGTCAGGCGGTCCTTATTCGTTGCAGCGGCTGCAGTGAGCTTATCCACGGCGGCTTTCGCAGAGTCGTAATTGACCGCTTCGCCTACCTGAATCACACCGGCCATGTTCAACGCGGCGTGGGGCGTGCATTTATAAACGTATACGCCCTCTTCGTTCAGGGTCACCGTGATGCCCTCATTCATGGCTCCCTGCCAACCTACAGCACCCTCAGGCACCTCTACGGACACTGAGTTGTGGGCTGGATCGACAAGGACAAATTTGACGGTATCGCCAGGCTCGGCCTTAACAAATCCCGGTTCAAAGACCATGGCACCGTCAGCGCCGGAGTTCTTCATTTCAACGACGTGTTCGGCCGCCATTGCAACGCCAGAAATAAAAGAGAGTGCAACTGCAGCAAAGGTGTGTTTCAGCGTTAATTTCATAGTGACTTCACCTCATTGGTTGGTCATTTAAAGCAATAAAAACTACGCGGCCCATCCACATCAGGATCCCTTTCGACTCTAAGGGCATATCCTTATGGGAATGCCCCCCCTGGTTCGCCAAGGCTCGGCCCTGAGAACCAATGAGGGCCTGTTTCGTACAAATTGGCATCATGTCTTCGGATATTGAATGATGGCGGAACCAAAGATCGACGGCATACACTGCAAGAGCAAGCTCGCTCCTTTGTGCAACAGCAGATCCTGAACGGAGATCGGGAATCGGCGAGCCATTAAGCTAAAAGGGGTTTATGCAACAAAAGACAATTACTGACGAAACCTTGAGAATGGGCGTTGACGTTCTGGCCGAGAGAGATTCCGATTTATACAGGATCCGGGACCGGCTTGGGTACCCGCCACTCTGGGCTCGAGAGCCGGGGTTTGCCTCACTGGTGCATATCATTCTGGAACAACAGGTCTCGATCAAAGCCGCAGCCACCATGTTTCAGCGGCTCGCGTCGCATCTAGGATCGGTAACCCCGGAATTGGTCCAAAAGGCTGGCGAGTCTGAGCTGAGGCAAGTCGGGCTTACACGGCAAAAAGCCCGGTACTGCGTCGAGCTCGCCAATCGGGTTGCCAGCGGTGCGCTGGAACTCTCAAAGCTTGACAGCCTTGACGATGCGCAGGGCCGAAGCCACCTTTTGGATATACCGGGTCTCGGGCCCTGGACCGTCGACGTCTATTACATGATGGCGCTCCGGCGAGCGAATGTCTGGCCTCAGGGAGACCTGGCTCTGGCATCCGCGCTACAGGACATCAAACAGCTGGAGGCCCGGCCAACCAGAGATGAACAACTTGTTTTTGCGGAACAATGGAAGCCGTGGCGAGCCGTAGCCGCTCGTATGCTTTGGATGCATTACCTGGACGCACGAGGTCAATGAAGGAGGCAGCGTGATCTACGAAACCGAAATGAAACACCTGGCCCGCTGTGTGGAGTTAGCCTCAATGGCAGTGGACAGCGGAAACCCGCCTTTTGGCTCCGTGCTGGTGGATGAAACCGGTGCCGTCAGGTACGAGGGACATAACGAAACTGCAGGTGGGGACGAGACCAGACACCCCGAATTCGAGATAGCCCGCTGGGCGGCTGCCAACATGACCCCGGATGAGCGAGCCGCCTCCACAGTGTATACCTCTGGAGAGCACTGCCCGATGTGCGCGGCTGCACACGGTTGGGTTGGCCTTGGGCGAATCGTTTATGCAAGCTCGTCGGAGCAGCTTTCAGCCTGGCTGGACGAACTGCACGTGGCGCCACCGCCCGTGGCAACCCTTCCGATTAATCAGGTGGTTCCAGGTGTTCCCACCGAGGGTCCCTTCCCCACCCTTGCTGACGCTCTGCGAGAGCTTCACGAGCGCTACGCTTTGGCCGATCGGAACAAAACGTAATTTCCCAGCAGTGCCAGCGTGGCACCCAGTACCGCCGTTGTTGTCCACTCAAAGCCCTCGAGCCAGGTCGAAACGCTCAGGGCAACCACGGGGAAAAGCACCGTCGCGTAGCCGGCCTTGTCGGCACCGAGCGTCTGAATCACCGTGATGTAGCAATAAAACGCGATGATTGAGCCGGGAACGGCCAGAAAGACGGTTGCGCCCCAGAAAGTCGCCGAGGTGGGGACTACCCACTCAACACCCTGCAACAGGCACCAGATGCCAAGAATCACCGCGCCGTAAACCATGGCCCATGCGTTGGCCAGGAACAGCGGCACCTGTGACATCCGCACCTTGATGCTGACCAGGTTACCCATGGAGAACCAGAAAGTTCCTGCAATGGCGAACAAAATGCTGGTGGCGGTGGCGTTACCCAGCTGCAAATCGTGCCAGAACAGCAGGGCCACACCGGTGATCCCCAGAGAGATTGCCGGATACAGCCGAGCGGTGGGCCTCAATCGCAACCAGAGCCAGCCATTCAGGGCATTAAACAGCGCGGCCAGGGAAAATACCACCGCCAGCAGACCGCTTGTCATCGATTCTGCCGCACGATAGATCAGAAGGAAGTTGATGCTGTACAGGGTCGCTCCCTGCAGTACCAGCCAGCCGTGCTGTGTCAGGGTAAGCCTCTCCAATCTGCGCGCGATGGCAAGAACCACCAGTGTCACCACAGAGGCCATAACGAACCGGTAAAACACGGAGATATCGACAGGGGCTGCTTCAACCTGCAGCCGAATCGCTGTCCAGGTCAGCCCCCAGATCAGTACCGTCAAACCATAGTGAGCAGAGATGGGCATGCAATTGGGATCCTGTAACTATCGGGAAGAACCGTTGGCTGGTTCACGATTCCTGATCGGGGCACCAGACACGCCATGGCCGTGAGCGAAACATCCCGGAATACCGCCTCCGAGGCAACAACACTCGGGAATCTATCGTAAAGCATCCGCCGACACGTAGAGGTTCGAGCTTCGGCTTTTTCGACGCAATCAGACTGGGCCGTCGCGCCACTACCCTCGCCCGTAACATCCGAGCAGAAGTCCGGAATCTGCCCGAAAATCCAGTCGACTGCAGCACTGAGTTCAACGGGATTGACCTGCAAGTTGGAAAGGCGGCTTGCGTCGATGGGGTCGGGCTGTTCGCGGGTCTGGTCCCAGAGAACAAACAGCAGGGCGGCAGATACCAGTACAACAGTCACCTTTGGAAACTTCATAGGGGCCTTTTTAATCCGGTGAATCAGATCGCCGATCATAAACGCTCAGGCATGTTCTGTCCTGGTTTCCGATCCTGCCGGGGACTCAATGAGGCCAAGAACCCAGCAGGCCATCCCAATGGCGCCGGCCTGATTGGCCGGCGCAAACTCTCACTAGAGGCCCTGGGCGCCCCGGCGCAACCAGTCGTGCACGAACGCGAGTTTGCGTTGCGCCGTTTCTGACAACACAAACGGATACAGGTCAGAAAGGCCCATGGAGCGGTTCACATGGTTGACCCGAATGGCCAGCGACGCCGCGACGTTAATCAGCATGGCTGTGTCGGGCTCGGCGTAAGGATCCCAGCCCTGTCTGGGCACTTCCGGCGATGTCAGCCCCGATGACACCAGGCTGTCGGTGATGTCTGTCAGGTGGAGCAGGTGCGCGGCAGTCTCTGCCCAGTCCTCATGAGGATGTGCCGAGGCGTAACTGGTCAGGTAGAACAGCCTCCAGTCCTCTGGCGGACCGTTATGATAGTGATGCTCAAGGGCCGCCGGATAATCGGCGCGCTCATCACCAAACATTTCCCGGAACGCATCCAGAAAATCTTCCCGCAAACTCAGACGCCACCAGAGCATATGAGCGATCTCATGGCGCATATGGCCAACCATGGTGCGGTAGGGTTCATCGAGGGCTTGTCGTCGGGTGGTACGAACCACCGGATCCGCCTCTGCAACACTGATGGTAACCACACCATTGGCGTGCCCCATGGCAACAGGAGTCAGTCCTTCCGCCAACATATGAAAAACCGGGCGGGTGCCCGGATCTTCCGGGCGAAACCAGTGCCAGCGCCCGAGGTTATCCAGCACCCACCGCTTCGCAGCCTCAGTCTCGGCCCAGTTCGGCATGGCATTGGGAATGTTCGGGTCCGGCGCCAGCGCCGTCATCGCGCACGACCTGCAGAAAGCCCCTTTCTCAGGCGCAATCCAGTTGCAGCCGATAATGTCCCGATTCACGCAGAAAGGCGGCATGGGGACGAATGCCCTGGCCTGTGGATCGTAAGCGACCGGCGTGCCCTCGGCAGTGGTGAGATTGTCAAACCACAGATTTCCGGAACCAACCGGGTTGGAGAAAACCTTCATAGAGCTGGTGCTCCTTTTATACGGCAGTTTGCTCGAGAATGTGTCGCCGTTCTCCCGAACCTATACCCTATAGCCAAGGAACACCAGCCAGAGAGGCCAATCGGCCCAGCCAAACCTTACATCGT
This genomic stretch from Marinobacter salsuginis harbors:
- a CDS encoding nucleoside deaminase, which translates into the protein MIYETEMKHLARCVELASMAVDSGNPPFGSVLVDETGAVRYEGHNETAGGDETRHPEFEIARWAAANMTPDERAASTVYTSGEHCPMCAAAHGWVGLGRIVYASSSEQLSAWLDELHVAPPPVATLPINQVVPGVPTEGPFPTLADALRELHERYALADRNKT
- a CDS encoding GGDEF domain-containing protein, with the protein product MSDNPAGLVEDSSVYRTLLESTKAIPWKINWRTMRFEYIGPQIEALLGWPQDSWLTVDDWATRMHPEDRERVVNFCVSQSEAGVDHEADYRALTERGEYVWLRDVVHVLRDDNGDVEALIGFMFDISERKKTEDELVALQKKLEEYSYKDGLTGVANRRMFDTVMNENWNDAIRHQSSLSVILLDIDNFKAYNDLNGHLQGDECLKRIATILENAAQRPRDFVARFGGEEFVIVLPETDTPAATRVAERCRQLLREEQLPRGDSPQSKKVTMSMGIGTVIPSRDDRIADFLDLVDQRLYKAKRDGRNRIVFD
- the ovoA gene encoding 5-histidylcysteine sulfoxide synthase → MPIPEAESPTRTLESHAGLLRTPNLTAGDAEDKRDEIASYFTNTFDTYTRLFECLADDSGYFQKSIPLRHPLIFYLGHTATFFVNKLVLAKLLPERIDPHMESIFAVGVDEMSWDDLDEDHYDWPTVAEVMDYRAKVRATVLDLVETLPLSLPINWESPWWPIVMGVEHERIHLETSSVLIRQHDLARVRPQPEWAPIRETGEAPENELITVPAGTVSIGKSYDDACYGWDNEYGEHDAEVEEFRASQYLVSNQEFLQFVEAGGYQEDRFWSEEGCAWRQFAEARHPTFWRWQNGWHLRLMTEEVEMPWDWPVEVNYHEAKAFCEWKREQTGQPIRLPTEDEWYRLCAEAGIEEVGHDPANANLHLDHGASSCPVTRFRHGNWFDVVGNVWQWTETPTYPFDNFKVHPLYDDFTTPTFDGQHNLIKGGSWISCGNEARLSARYAFRRHFFQHAGFRYIASESEAVQPNAYYESDRLLTEYAEFHYGDSWFGVENFPRAMADIALEAMRGKSTGKALDLGCACGRSSFELAREFDQVEGVDFSANFIRLGVEMAEQGSIRYALAEEGELVSYHTRTLKELALDKHAAKVSFYQGDACNLKPQYSDYDLVLAANLIDRLYKPRRFLDSIHERINDGGLLVIASPYTWLEEHTPKEEWIGGFKKDGENHTTLDGLKDHLSKHFRLVNEPRKVPFVIRETQHKFQHTLSEVTIWERLPR
- a CDS encoding zinc-binding metallopeptidase family protein, with protein sequence MKVFSNPVGSGNLWFDNLTTAEGTPVAYDPQARAFVPMPPFCVNRDIIGCNWIAPEKGAFCRSCAMTALAPDPNIPNAMPNWAETEAAKRWVLDNLGRWHWFRPEDPGTRPVFHMLAEGLTPVAMGHANGVVTISVAEADPVVRTTRRQALDEPYRTMVGHMRHEIAHMLWWRLSLREDFLDAFREMFGDERADYPAALEHHYHNGPPEDWRLFYLTSYASAHPHEDWAETAAHLLHLTDITDSLVSSGLTSPEVPRQGWDPYAEPDTAMLINVAASLAIRVNHVNRSMGLSDLYPFVLSETAQRKLAFVHDWLRRGAQGL
- a CDS encoding DMT family transporter; protein product: MPISAHYGLTVLIWGLTWTAIRLQVEAAPVDISVFYRFVMASVVTLVVLAIARRLERLTLTQHGWLVLQGATLYSINFLLIYRAAESMTSGLLAVVFSLAALFNALNGWLWLRLRPTARLYPAISLGITGVALLFWHDLQLGNATATSILFAIAGTFWFSMGNLVSIKVRMSQVPLFLANAWAMVYGAVILGIWCLLQGVEWVVPTSATFWGATVFLAVPGSIIAFYCYITVIQTLGADKAGYATVLFPVVALSVSTWLEGFEWTTTAVLGATLALLGNYVLFRSAKA
- a CDS encoding pseudoazurin; amino-acid sequence: MKLTLKHTFAAVALSFISGVAMAAEHVVEMKNSGADGAMVFEPGFVKAEPGDTVKFVLVDPAHNSVSVEVPEGAVGWQGAMNEGITVTLNEEGVYVYKCTPHAALNMAGVIQVGEAVNYDSAKAAVDKLTAAAATNKDRLTGYFEQVQK
- a CDS encoding DNA-3-methyladenine glycosylase family protein — encoded protein: MQQKTITDETLRMGVDVLAERDSDLYRIRDRLGYPPLWAREPGFASLVHIILEQQVSIKAAATMFQRLASHLGSVTPELVQKAGESELRQVGLTRQKARYCVELANRVASGALELSKLDSLDDAQGRSHLLDIPGLGPWTVDVYYMMALRRANVWPQGDLALASALQDIKQLEARPTRDEQLVFAEQWKPWRAVAARMLWMHYLDARGQ